The Haemorhous mexicanus isolate bHaeMex1 chromosome 5, bHaeMex1.pri, whole genome shotgun sequence genome contains a region encoding:
- the ADIPOR2 gene encoding adiponectin receptor protein 2 produces MNEPTELDNAGSAEPGLRLRKGHMSDPATAQAAFEEDSSQESLLLVEPSLSSDQENCSEDNKHNDDPPQEDEGFMGMSPLLQAHHAMERMEEFVCKVWEGRWRVIPHDVLPDWLKDNDYLLHGHRPPMPSFRACFKSIFRIHTETGNIWTHLLGCVFFLCLGIFYMFRPNMSFVAPVQEKVVVGLFFLGAILCLSFSWLFHTVYCHSEGVSRLFSKLDYSGIALLIMGSFVPWLYYSFYCNPQPCFIYLIVICVLGIAAIIVSQWDMFATPEYRGVRAGVFLGLGLSGVIPTLHFVISEGLLKAATMGQIGWLALMACLYITGAALYAARIPERFFPGKCDIWFHSHQLFHVFVVAGAFVHFHGVSNLQEFRFTVGGGCTEEEGMQ; encoded by the exons ATGAACGAACCAACGGAACTCGATAATGCTGGTTCTGCAGAGCCCGGTCTGCGGCTCCGGAAAGGACACATGTCTGACCCTGCAACAGCACAGGCAGCCTTTGAAGAGGACAGCTCTCAAGAGAGCCTTCTTCTAGTGGAGCCATCACTGTCTTCTGACCAGGAAAAT tGTTCTGAGGATAATAAACACAATGATGACCCACCTCAAGAAGATGAAGGTTTTATGGGAATGTCACCTCTTCTACAAGCCCACCATGCTATGGAGAGAATGGAAGAATTTGTGTGTAAG GTGTGGGAGGGCAGATGGAGAGTGATTCCCCACGACGTTCTGCCTGACTGGCTGAAGGACAATGACTACCTGCTGCATGGCCACAGACCACCCATGCCTTCCTTCAGGGCCTGCTTCAAGAGCATCTTCAGAATACACACAGAGACTGGCAACATCTGGACTCATCTCCTAG GATGTGTGTTCTTCCTTTGTCTGGGAATCTTCTACATGTTCCGGCCAAACATGTCCTTCGTAGCACCTGTGCAGGAGAAAGTGGTTGTTGGGTTGTTCTTCTTGGGAGCCATACTCTGCCTCTCCTTCTCATGGCTCTTCCACACAGTTTATTGCCACTCAGAAGGTGTTTCCCGGCTCTTCTCCAA gCTGGATTATTCTGGCATTGCACTCCTCATAATGGGCAGCTTTGTACCATGGCTGTACTACTCCTTCTACTGCAACCCTCAGCCTTGCTTCATCTACTTGATTGTGATTTGTGTCCTGGGCATTGCAGCCATAATTGTCTCACAATGGGACATGTTTGCCACCCCTGAATACCGGGGTGTAAGGGCAG GAGTATTTCTAGGTCTGGGTCTTAGTGGGGTAATTCCCACTCTGCACTTTGTCATCTCTGAGGGGCTCCTGAAAGCAGCCACAATGGGGCAGATAGGCTGGCTGGCACTCATGGCATGCCTGTACATCACTGGTGCTGCACTCTATGCTGCCCGCATCCCGGAGAGATTCTTCCCTGGCAAGTGTGACATCTGG TTCCACTCCCACCAGCTGTTCCACGTGTTTGTCGTGGCTGGCGCCTTCGTGCACTTCCACGGAGTCTCCAACCTGCAGGAGTTCCGCTTCACGGTCGGAGGGGGCTGCACAGAGGAGGAGGGGATGCAGTAG